In Vigna angularis cultivar LongXiaoDou No.4 chromosome 8, ASM1680809v1, whole genome shotgun sequence, one DNA window encodes the following:
- the LOC108344863 gene encoding uncharacterized protein LOC108344863 isoform X1 codes for MDESGSASSPLRPVTVDGADADAALSKSRFLTREEVLRRRLRRVKQLGRCYRAHYWALMEELRSKYRDYSWTYGKSPFKEGHNETDIDHQNGGGGVPALGGGHDIVRCRFSGCKTKAMALTTYCHSHILSDSKQRLYHGCRAVAKNLPTGPSFCNKPVLKTMVPPACPTHHQFGERCLARALRRAGLGNAIPSNRKPTVKLHVLVSEFVHQIQNKRKLALKETAPKVETE; via the exons ATGGACGAGTCGGGTTCCGCTTCCTCTCCGCTGCGCCCGGTAACAGTCGACGGAGCCGACGCTGACGCCGCGCTGTCGAAGTCGAGGTTCCTGACTCGGGAAGAGGTTCTCAGGCGGCGGCTCCGGCGAGTGAAGCAGCTAGGGCGGTGTTATCGGGCCCACTATTGGGCCCTAATGGAGGAGCTCCGGTCGAAGTACAGAGACTATAGCTGGACCTACGGAAAGAGCCCCTTCAAGGAGGGTCACAATGAGACGGACATCGACCATCAAAACGGCGGCGGCGGCGTCCCTGCTCTCGGTGGCGGCCACGACATCGTGCGGTGTCGTTTCAGCGGCTGCAAGACTAAGGCCATGGCTTTGACGACATACTGTCACTCTCATATATTGTCCGATTCCAAACAGAGGCTTTACCATGGATGCAGAGCCGTCGCCaaaaa ttTGCCAACAGGTCCTTCATTTTGTAATAAGCCAGTACTGAAAACCATGGTTCCTCCTGCATGCCCCACTCATCATCAATTCGGTGAAAGGTGTCTAGCTCGTGCGTTAAGAAGGGCAGGGTTAGGGAATGCTATCCCTTCTAATCGTAAGCCTACTGTGAAGTTACATGTATTAGTTTCTGAATTTGTCCaccaaattcaaaataaacGAAAGCTTGCATTGAAGGAAACTGCTCCTAAAGTTGAGACTGAATAA
- the LOC108344863 gene encoding uncharacterized protein LOC108344863 isoform X2, with protein sequence MDESGSASSPLRPVTVDGADADAALSKSRFLTREEVLRRRLRRVKQLGRCYRAHYWALMEELRSKYRDYSWTYGKSPFKEGHNETDIDHQNGGGGVPALGGGHDIVRCRFSGCKTKAMALTTYCHSHILSDSKQRLYHGCRAVAKNLPTGPSFCNKPVLKTMVPPACPTHHQFGERCLARALRRAGLGNAIPSNRIIVVIFLHCQWT encoded by the exons ATGGACGAGTCGGGTTCCGCTTCCTCTCCGCTGCGCCCGGTAACAGTCGACGGAGCCGACGCTGACGCCGCGCTGTCGAAGTCGAGGTTCCTGACTCGGGAAGAGGTTCTCAGGCGGCGGCTCCGGCGAGTGAAGCAGCTAGGGCGGTGTTATCGGGCCCACTATTGGGCCCTAATGGAGGAGCTCCGGTCGAAGTACAGAGACTATAGCTGGACCTACGGAAAGAGCCCCTTCAAGGAGGGTCACAATGAGACGGACATCGACCATCAAAACGGCGGCGGCGGCGTCCCTGCTCTCGGTGGCGGCCACGACATCGTGCGGTGTCGTTTCAGCGGCTGCAAGACTAAGGCCATGGCTTTGACGACATACTGTCACTCTCATATATTGTCCGATTCCAAACAGAGGCTTTACCATGGATGCAGAGCCGTCGCCaaaaa ttTGCCAACAGGTCCTTCATTTTGTAATAAGCCAGTACTGAAAACCATGGTTCCTCCTGCATGCCCCACTCATCATCAATTCGGTGAAAGGTGTCTAGCTCGTGCGTTAAGAAGGGCAGGGTTAGGGAATGCTATCCCTTCTAATC gtattattgttgttattttctTGCATTGTCAATGGACTTAA
- the LOC108344863 gene encoding uncharacterized protein LOC108344863 isoform X3 yields the protein MDESGSASSPLRPVTVDGADADAALSKSRFLTREEVLRRRLRRVKQLGRCYRAHYWALMEELRSKYRDYSWTYGKSPFKEGHNETDIDHQNGGGGVPALGGGHDIVRCRFSGCKTKAMALTTYCHSHILSDSKQRLYHGCRAVAKNLPTGPSFCNKPVLKTMVPPACPTHHQFGERCLARALRRAGLGNAIPSNQLHAL from the exons ATGGACGAGTCGGGTTCCGCTTCCTCTCCGCTGCGCCCGGTAACAGTCGACGGAGCCGACGCTGACGCCGCGCTGTCGAAGTCGAGGTTCCTGACTCGGGAAGAGGTTCTCAGGCGGCGGCTCCGGCGAGTGAAGCAGCTAGGGCGGTGTTATCGGGCCCACTATTGGGCCCTAATGGAGGAGCTCCGGTCGAAGTACAGAGACTATAGCTGGACCTACGGAAAGAGCCCCTTCAAGGAGGGTCACAATGAGACGGACATCGACCATCAAAACGGCGGCGGCGGCGTCCCTGCTCTCGGTGGCGGCCACGACATCGTGCGGTGTCGTTTCAGCGGCTGCAAGACTAAGGCCATGGCTTTGACGACATACTGTCACTCTCATATATTGTCCGATTCCAAACAGAGGCTTTACCATGGATGCAGAGCCGTCGCCaaaaa ttTGCCAACAGGTCCTTCATTTTGTAATAAGCCAGTACTGAAAACCATGGTTCCTCCTGCATGCCCCACTCATCATCAATTCGGTGAAAGGTGTCTAGCTCGTGCGTTAAGAAGGGCAGGGTTAGGGAATGCTATCCCTTCTAATC AGCTCCATGCCTTGTAA